The proteins below are encoded in one region of Streptomyces marianii:
- a CDS encoding ParA family protein, producing MGVEVPPTPGQAPSSGPEAVGSVAVRTFATHQHMTTTAHTMKMMDGQHVNAMAGNESGRESTHFADYDEVPEGHFYDPDAEYEPDPEYAATLAPDAARQRRERIGPTGRPLPYFPIPGPLTDHGPAKIIAMCNQKGGVGKTTSTINLGAALAEYGRRVLLVDFDPQGALSVGLGVNPMELDLTVYNLLMERGMSADEVLLKTAVPNMDLLPSNIDLSAAEVQLVSEVARESTLQRALKPLMQDYDYIVIDCQPSLGLLTVNALTAAHKVIVPLECEFFALRGVALLTETIEKVQERLNPDLELDGILATMYDSRTVHSREVLARVVEAFDDHVYHTVIGRTVRFPETTVAGEPITTYASNSVGAAAYRQLAREVLARCHAE from the coding sequence ATGGGCGTGGAGGTACCCCCGACGCCGGGCCAGGCGCCCTCGTCCGGGCCCGAAGCTGTCGGCTCCGTCGCTGTCCGTACCTTCGCGACTCACCAGCACATGACGACGACAGCCCACACGATGAAGATGATGGACGGCCAACACGTGAACGCCATGGCCGGCAACGAGAGTGGCCGAGAGTCCACCCACTTCGCCGACTACGACGAGGTGCCCGAGGGGCACTTCTACGACCCTGACGCCGAGTACGAGCCCGATCCGGAGTACGCGGCCACGCTCGCGCCCGACGCGGCCCGCCAGCGCCGCGAGCGCATCGGCCCGACCGGGCGCCCGCTGCCGTACTTCCCGATCCCCGGCCCGCTCACCGACCACGGCCCCGCGAAGATCATCGCGATGTGCAACCAGAAGGGCGGCGTCGGCAAGACGACGTCGACCATCAACCTGGGCGCCGCGCTCGCGGAGTACGGACGCCGGGTGCTGCTCGTCGACTTCGATCCGCAGGGCGCCCTGTCGGTCGGCCTCGGTGTGAACCCGATGGAGCTCGACCTCACCGTCTACAACCTGCTCATGGAGCGGGGCATGTCCGCGGACGAGGTCCTGCTGAAGACCGCCGTGCCCAACATGGACCTGCTGCCGAGCAACATCGACCTCTCGGCGGCCGAGGTCCAGCTCGTGAGCGAGGTCGCCCGCGAGTCGACGCTGCAGCGCGCCCTGAAGCCGCTGATGCAGGACTACGACTACATCGTGATCGACTGTCAGCCGTCGCTCGGCCTGCTGACGGTGAACGCCCTGACGGCAGCCCACAAGGTGATCGTGCCGCTGGAGTGCGAGTTCTTCGCGCTGCGCGGCGTCGCCCTGCTCACCGAGACGATCGAGAAGGTCCAGGAGCGGCTCAACCCGGACCTGGAACTCGACGGCATCCTCGCTACGATGTACGACTCGCGCACGGTGCACAGTCGCGAGGTGCTGGCGCGGGTGGTCGAGGCGTTCGACGACCACGTCTACCACACGGTCATCGGGCGCACGGTGCGCTTCCCGGAGACGACCGTCGCCGGTGAGCCCATCACGACGTACGCCTCCAACTCCGTCGGCGCCGCCGCCTACCGCCAGCTCGCCAGGGAGGTGCTCGCCCGGTGTCACGCCGAGTGA